A single window of bacterium DNA harbors:
- a CDS encoding TetR/AcrR family transcriptional regulator, with amino-acid sequence MATAPVSLEWIRPPRQARSQATLDRLLDAAEDLLNEKGWEDTSVAQIANRAGSSVGSFYARFQDKDAVLNALHERFIQEAWVTAEAALNPERWKGASVAAITAELVRFQIRSNSERLGLLRALQLRTVVDYDFQVRSISLNRHIHELFFSLLMERRMEIMHPAPAAAAQFVVRMLFGVLQQKVLFGPILEATGALAEKDLIEELTYACLAYLGVFPESTER; translated from the coding sequence ATGGCAACGGCCCCCGTCAGCCTCGAGTGGATTCGGCCGCCCCGTCAGGCGCGCAGCCAGGCCACTCTGGACCGTCTCCTGGACGCCGCTGAAGACCTGCTGAACGAGAAGGGCTGGGAAGACACTTCCGTCGCCCAGATCGCCAATCGCGCCGGGTCCTCAGTGGGTTCGTTCTACGCGCGTTTTCAGGACAAAGATGCAGTTCTGAACGCGCTCCACGAGCGCTTCATCCAGGAAGCCTGGGTCACGGCCGAAGCCGCCCTGAATCCAGAGCGCTGGAAGGGCGCGTCCGTCGCTGCGATCACTGCGGAGCTGGTGCGCTTCCAGATTCGCTCCAACTCCGAACGCCTGGGTCTACTGCGGGCACTCCAGTTGCGAACCGTCGTCGATTACGACTTCCAGGTGCGTTCGATCTCGTTGAATCGCCATATCCACGAGCTGTTTTTCTCGCTGCTCATGGAACGGCGCATGGAAATCATGCACCCCGCGCCCGCGGCGGCGGCCCAGTTCGTGGTTCGCATGCTGTTCGGAGTCCTTCAGCAGAAGGTCCTGTTCGGACCGATCCTCGAGGCTACAGGCGCACTTGCTGAAAAGGATCTGATCGAAGAGCTGACCTACGCGTGTCTGGCCTATCTGGGCGTGTTTCCCGAATCTACCGAGCGCTGA
- a CDS encoding cation acetate symporter: MSIQEWTYAMVGATFLLYIGIAVWSRVKTTAGFYVAGQGVPAIANGMATGADWMSAASFISMAGLISFMGYDGTIYLMGWTGGYVLLALLLAPYLRKYGRYTVPEFVGDRYYSQAARIVAVGCAIFVSFTYVAGQMRGVGIVFARFLEVEINTGVFFGMALVLVYATLGGMRGITYTQVAQYTVLIFAYLIPAVAISLKMTGTPIPQIGFGSMVVDGPNAGLYLLDAIDQIHRELGLPEYTGAFIAGKKSQIDILAITMALMVGTAGLPHVLIRFYTVPSARAARWSAMWALLFIGLLYTTAPAVATFARVNMIQTLHGTEYEHAPEWFKKWEATGLIAFADKDGDGMIRYSGDEQANELEVDPDIMVLANPEIANLPAWVVALVAAGGLAAALSTAAGLLLVISSSISHDLFKSIFTPEMSEARELLLARISAAAAVLVAGYFGIHPPDYVAAVVAFAFGLAAASFFPILVLGVFSKTATKEGAIAGMLTGIGFTAAYIIYFKILGWGSPEDWWLGISPEGIGTIGMLMNFAVTLGVSRFTSPPPKEVIELIDEIRRPGI; the protein is encoded by the coding sequence ATGAGCATCCAGGAGTGGACCTACGCGATGGTCGGCGCGACCTTCCTGCTGTACATCGGAATCGCCGTCTGGAGCCGGGTCAAGACGACCGCGGGTTTCTACGTGGCAGGGCAGGGCGTTCCCGCGATCGCCAATGGCATGGCGACGGGTGCGGACTGGATGAGTGCGGCGTCGTTCATTTCGATGGCCGGTCTGATCTCGTTCATGGGCTACGACGGCACGATCTACCTGATGGGCTGGACCGGCGGCTATGTGCTGCTCGCGTTGTTGCTCGCGCCCTATCTGCGCAAGTACGGGCGCTACACCGTCCCCGAGTTCGTCGGCGATCGCTACTACTCGCAGGCGGCGCGGATCGTCGCTGTGGGGTGCGCGATCTTCGTCAGCTTCACCTACGTGGCGGGGCAGATGCGCGGTGTCGGTATCGTGTTCGCGCGCTTCCTGGAAGTCGAGATCAACACCGGGGTGTTCTTCGGCATGGCCCTGGTGCTGGTGTACGCGACGCTGGGCGGCATGCGCGGCATCACCTACACACAGGTGGCCCAGTACACAGTGTTGATTTTCGCGTACCTGATTCCGGCGGTGGCGATCTCTCTCAAGATGACCGGAACCCCGATTCCCCAGATCGGTTTTGGTTCGATGGTGGTCGACGGTCCGAACGCCGGCCTCTATCTGCTCGATGCCATCGATCAGATTCACCGGGAGCTTGGACTGCCCGAGTACACCGGTGCGTTCATCGCCGGAAAGAAGTCGCAGATCGACATCCTGGCCATCACCATGGCCCTCATGGTCGGCACCGCCGGGTTGCCGCACGTATTGATTCGCTTCTACACCGTGCCGAGTGCGCGCGCCGCGCGCTGGAGCGCGATGTGGGCGCTGCTCTTCATCGGCCTGCTGTACACGACCGCGCCGGCCGTAGCGACGTTTGCGCGCGTGAACATGATCCAGACCTTGCACGGAACCGAATACGAGCACGCTCCCGAGTGGTTCAAGAAATGGGAGGCGACGGGCCTGATCGCGTTTGCCGACAAAGACGGCGACGGGATGATCCGCTACAGCGGTGATGAGCAGGCCAACGAACTGGAGGTCGATCCCGACATCATGGTCCTGGCCAACCCGGAGATCGCGAACCTGCCCGCCTGGGTGGTCGCGTTGGTGGCCGCGGGGGGCCTCGCCGCCGCTCTGTCGACCGCGGCCGGCCTGTTGTTGGTGATCAGTTCGTCCATCTCCCACGATTTGTTCAAGTCGATATTCACGCCCGAAATGAGCGAGGCCCGAGAACTCCTGCTCGCGCGGATTTCGGCCGCTGCGGCGGTATTGGTCGCCGGGTACTTCGGCATCCATCCGCCCGATTACGTGGCCGCGGTGGTGGCCTTCGCCTTCGGACTGGCCGCCGCCAGTTTCTTCCCGATCCTGGTGCTCGGCGTGTTCAGCAAGACCGCGACGAAGGAAGGCGCGATCGCCGGCATGTTGACCGGGATCGGTTTCACGGCCGCCTACATCATCTATTTCAAGATCCTGGGCTGGGGCAGCCCCGAGGACTGGTGGCTGGGCATCAGCCCGGAGGGCATCGGCACGATCGGTATGCTGATGAACTTCGCGGTAACGCTCGGCGTCAGTCGATTCACCAGCCCCCCTCCAAAGGAAGTCATTGAATTGATTGATGAAATTCGACGACCCGGGATCTGA
- a CDS encoding DUF4212 domain-containing protein, which produces MDSEGRSEPTGDAGRDGTSDSRYWRANIRLLVGLLAIWFAGSFGLGILLVEPLNTIRMGGFPLGFWFAQQGSILIFIALVFIYARVMDGIDRNHDRGEGR; this is translated from the coding sequence GTGGATTCAGAGGGCCGTAGCGAACCGACCGGGGATGCGGGGCGAGATGGGACGAGCGACTCGCGCTACTGGCGGGCGAATATCCGCCTCCTGGTGGGGCTTCTCGCCATCTGGTTCGCGGGCTCTTTTGGCCTGGGAATCCTGCTCGTCGAGCCCCTGAATACCATCCGCATGGGCGGCTTTCCACTGGGTTTCTGGTTCGCCCAACAGGGCTCGATCCTGATCTTCATCGCGCTGGTCTTCATTTACGCGCGGGTCATGGACGGCATCGACCGGAACCATGACAGGGGTGAGGGCCGATGA
- a CDS encoding DEAD/DEAH box helicase family protein: MWKEGNKLVHPFNPELGIGFVRRVDGRYLEVYFPQVEREVTLAAEGSGLTPLVLPPGAAAVLLDGGDEVEIAAYEDGVYELTDGRNIADADLWPLESADNPIERLANLRLDRLGGFRNRVEGMHLSKLREAGGLGSFLGGRIELFPHQLHTALKAVEMDDVRWLLADAVGLGKTIVACLILSALVRTGRAQRALIVAPSTLTVQWLGELYRKFHQVFLLLDEDRIDSVEADYGKGNNPFDVHPYGVISMEQLTDDATLTLAATQADLDLIVVDEAHRMANPDIEAALAPLVRHAKHALLLSATPLSADRGGFFRLLKLLHPENFSSHEEFDRAVASGSAVFPCTSAVRREDLGNWPPRSAQAIDLGPAMKDPKSDPRAAWISEHTRGWLEKREKALVFVHSVKMLTKLKKYLENTTQTHIATFHEEMTEAQRDIEVARFRESNLPVLLCSEAGTEGRNFQFCDRMIHYDLPFDPIALEQRIGRLDRIGRTKDVEIIYFHCAKSKPDVAGLFEKLDLFLRPSAGLDSALSGIAPALEAAAEANTKIDIDELVAGVEKARKGNTQDVPRVIYSDAYDNTQAEEILAMVPEDLETHMRKFTLGAANDLGLRIVEKGSQSLYYIEMGTSLTIDSIPGVADDARWLGTFSREEAIEKDELEFYASGHPLVEGLLLEFEDGPRGRAAIMEIPNNEAEGAGLLCLFKNGPKWRTLVLDTRGDERPDLAEAVLANLSKARPVKPEDWGLDQRFGAGVRELGSMAVLHAPGENLEAAAFFRFVPEA; the protein is encoded by the coding sequence ATGTGGAAAGAGGGGAACAAGCTCGTTCACCCCTTCAACCCCGAGCTCGGAATCGGGTTCGTCCGACGGGTCGATGGCCGCTATCTAGAGGTCTATTTCCCTCAGGTCGAACGCGAGGTGACGCTCGCGGCCGAAGGGTCTGGACTCACGCCACTGGTGCTACCACCTGGGGCGGCGGCCGTATTGCTCGACGGCGGCGACGAGGTCGAGATTGCGGCCTACGAGGACGGTGTCTACGAACTGACCGATGGGCGAAACATCGCCGACGCCGACCTCTGGCCGCTGGAATCGGCCGACAACCCGATCGAACGGCTGGCGAACTTGCGCCTGGATCGGCTCGGCGGCTTTCGCAATCGCGTCGAGGGCATGCACCTTTCGAAGCTGCGCGAGGCGGGCGGTCTGGGGAGCTTTCTCGGCGGTCGCATCGAACTCTTTCCGCATCAGCTCCACACGGCCCTGAAGGCCGTCGAAATGGACGACGTGCGCTGGTTGCTGGCCGACGCCGTAGGCCTGGGCAAGACGATCGTCGCCTGCCTGATCCTTTCGGCTCTGGTGCGGACCGGGCGGGCCCAACGCGCGCTGATCGTCGCGCCATCGACGCTCACCGTGCAGTGGCTGGGTGAGTTGTACCGGAAATTCCACCAGGTATTCCTGCTGCTCGACGAAGACCGCATCGACAGCGTCGAGGCGGACTACGGCAAGGGCAATAATCCCTTCGACGTCCACCCCTACGGTGTCATCTCGATGGAGCAATTGACCGATGACGCCACGCTCACGCTAGCGGCCACGCAGGCCGACCTGGATCTGATCGTCGTGGACGAAGCGCACCGTATGGCGAACCCCGACATCGAGGCCGCGCTCGCCCCGCTGGTCCGGCACGCGAAGCACGCGTTGCTGCTCAGCGCAACACCCCTTTCAGCGGATAGGGGCGGATTCTTCCGCCTGCTCAAGCTCCTGCATCCCGAGAACTTTTCGTCGCATGAAGAATTCGATCGAGCCGTCGCATCGGGCTCGGCCGTGTTCCCGTGCACGAGTGCGGTCCGGCGCGAGGATCTCGGCAACTGGCCACCGCGCTCGGCGCAAGCGATCGATCTGGGACCGGCCATGAAGGATCCCAAGAGTGATCCGCGCGCCGCCTGGATCTCCGAACACACGCGGGGCTGGCTCGAGAAGCGCGAGAAGGCGCTCGTCTTCGTGCATAGCGTGAAGATGCTCACGAAGCTGAAGAAGTACCTCGAAAACACCACACAAACCCACATCGCGACCTTCCACGAAGAGATGACCGAAGCGCAACGCGATATCGAGGTCGCGCGTTTCCGCGAAAGCAACCTGCCGGTGCTGCTCTGCTCCGAAGCGGGTACCGAGGGTCGCAACTTCCAGTTCTGCGATCGCATGATCCACTACGATCTGCCCTTCGATCCGATCGCACTCGAGCAACGCATCGGTCGCCTCGACCGCATCGGCCGCACCAAGGACGTAGAGATCATCTATTTCCACTGTGCGAAGTCGAAGCCCGACGTCGCCGGACTTTTTGAGAAGCTCGACTTGTTCTTGCGCCCTTCTGCCGGTCTCGATTCGGCGCTCTCGGGTATCGCTCCGGCACTGGAGGCCGCAGCCGAAGCCAATACGAAGATCGACATCGACGAACTCGTGGCAGGCGTTGAGAAGGCGCGAAAAGGAAATACTCAAGACGTCCCGCGCGTGATCTATTCCGACGCCTACGACAACACCCAGGCCGAAGAGATCCTGGCGATGGTGCCCGAAGATCTCGAAACCCATATGCGCAAGTTCACGCTCGGCGCGGCGAACGACCTGGGGTTGCGGATCGTCGAGAAGGGCAGCCAGTCGCTGTACTACATCGAGATGGGTACCTCACTGACGATCGACTCGATCCCCGGCGTGGCCGACGATGCCCGCTGGCTGGGTACCTTCTCGCGAGAAGAAGCCATCGAGAAGGACGAGCTGGAATTCTATGCCAGCGGTCATCCACTCGTGGAGGGATTGCTGCTCGAGTTCGAAGACGGACCGCGCGGTCGCGCCGCGATCATGGAGATTCCGAACAACGAAGCCGAAGGTGCGGGCTTGTTGTGCCTGTTCAAGAACGGGCCGAAATGGCGCACACTCGTGCTCGACACGCGCGGCGACGAACGACCCGATCTGGCGGAGGCCGTGCTGGCAAACCTGTCGAAAGCCCGCCCGGTCAAGCCCGAGGACTGGGGCCTGGATCAGCGCTTCGGCGCAGGCGTTCGCGAACTCGGCAGCATGGCGGTTCTACACGCACCGGGCGAGAACCTGGAAGCCGCGGCGTTCTTCCGCTTCGTTCCGGAAGCTTGA